The sequence below is a genomic window from Microbacterium sp. SORGH_AS_0888.
TCCGGGTCGAGCTCGACGTCGACGGCGGGCGCGCTCACCGAGCGGCCCCCGCCGTGAGGGATGCCACGACCTCGGGAAGCAGCTGCCGCGCACGCTCCTTGACCTGCTCCTCGTCGAGGACGGCCATCGGGTGCGCGGTCGTGATCCACTCGTAGTCCGGGGCGCCCTGGACCTGCGCCATGGTCTTGCCGGTCGTGAGGAAGGCGTCCGTCAGCACGACGGCCGCCGGGATCCCCGCCCGCTCGAAGTTGATCCCGTCCGCCACGGCCGCGGCGCTGCACGAGCCGCAGTCGCCGACGCCCGTCACCACGACGTCGCAGGCCTCGCGGTACCGGGCGACGATCTCGCCGTCGATCGGCACGGAGAAGCTCTTCTTC
It includes:
- a CDS encoding UGSC family (seleno)protein, with protein sequence MPNAILDPTGRLAVADVSAAGGMLSPRPADLRGLRVGLLDNTKHNAMLLLTELGRLLTDEHGAQGVSIVETKKSFSVPIDGEIVARYREACDVVVTGVGDCGSCSAAAVADGINFERAGIPAAVVLTDAFLTTGKTMAQVQGAPDYEWITTAHPMAVLDEEQVKERARQLLPEVVASLTAGAAR